The following are encoded in a window of Chloroflexota bacterium genomic DNA:
- a CDS encoding CoA transferase produces the protein MANRLPLEGIRVLDITTTWAGPYATMLLGDLGAEVIRVESIQHFASTTRGMMPQPPAGLYENTPKGGMYQYPNRTPGETPWNRATMFNSHGRNKYAMTIDLERPRGNQIFKELVKISDIFIENNAFGVMEKLGLTYDVLSQVNPRLIMVRAPSYGVKGPYRTWRGYGSQAEGGVGHTWLSQYSVDDMPKRTLTFTMDTVGGCGIALSAIMALYHRQKTGKGQMIDLAQSQCVASCLGEAFMDYTMNGRVQETMGNRHPAAIQGCYRCAGEGIDEYIVITITNDEEWEGFCRAIGNPPWTKERRFSDAISRYQNHDKIDSHIEEWTGQHNKYQAVRLLQEEGVPAGPVLNERDAYNDPHLKERNFFLEITQKWCGTHLYAGFPWRYLRAPQKAYLAPCGLGEHNEYVFKQILKMSDEEYAELEREQYIGDTYLPSVR, from the coding sequence ATGGCTAACAGACTACCACTCGAAGGAATAAGGGTTTTAGATATCACCACCACCTGGGCCGGCCCCTATGCCACCATGCTGCTGGGCGACCTTGGGGCTGAAGTTATCAGAGTAGAGTCTATTCAACACTTTGCTTCCACCACCAGAGGCATGATGCCTCAGCCCCCAGCGGGATTATATGAGAATACTCCGAAAGGAGGCATGTATCAATATCCGAACCGCACGCCAGGTGAGACGCCCTGGAACAGGGCTACCATGTTCAACAGCCACGGCAGAAACAAATATGCTATGACAATTGACCTGGAACGTCCGAGGGGCAACCAGATCTTCAAAGAACTGGTAAAGATCTCGGATATATTCATAGAGAACAACGCCTTTGGAGTAATGGAAAAGCTGGGACTGACCTACGATGTGCTCAGTCAGGTCAATCCTCGCCTGATTATGGTTCGGGCCCCCAGCTACGGTGTGAAAGGCCCCTACCGCACCTGGAGGGGCTACGGCTCTCAGGCAGAGGGGGGGGTAGGCCATACCTGGCTGAGTCAGTATTCGGTAGATGACATGCCAAAGAGGACCCTCACCTTCACCATGGACACTGTCGGTGGCTGTGGCATAGCCTTATCTGCCATAATGGCCCTCTACCATCGGCAAAAAACCGGAAAGGGGCAAATGATTGACCTTGCTCAGAGCCAATGTGTGGCTTCTTGCCTGGGGGAAGCGTTCATGGACTACACCATGAACGGCAGGGTTCAGGAAACGATGGGAAATCGCCACCCGGCGGCGATCCAGGGCTGCTACCGATGCGCCGGCGAGGGCATAGACGAATACATAGTGATTACCATTACTAATGATGAGGAATGGGAGGGTTTTTGTCGTGCCATCGGCAATCCACCGTGGACCAAGGAGAGAAGGTTCTCCGATGCCATCAGTCGCTATCAGAACCATGATAAGATTGACAGTCACATCGAGGAGTGGACCGGCCAGCACAACAAATACCAGGCCGTGCGTCTACTTCAGGAAGAGGGGGTTCCCGCCGGGCCGGTACTGAATGAAAGGGACGCCTATAATGATCCTCATTTGAAGGAGCGCAACTTCTTCCTGGAAATCACCCAGAAGTGGTGCGGGACTCACCTCTACGCTGGCTTCCCCTGGAGATACCTGCGTGCACCGCAAAAGGCATACCTGGCACCATGCGGTCTGGGCGAGCACAATGAGTATGTCTTCAAACAAATCCTCAAAATGAGCGACGAGGAGTACGCCGAACTGGAGAGGGAACAGTATATCGGCGATACGTACCTTCCGTCCGTCAGGTAG
- a CDS encoding SDR family NAD(P)-dependent oxidoreductase, which yields MSQVRFDGQVAVVTGAGGGLGREYAILLAERGAKVLVNDLGTDFLGKGSNPAMAQAVADEIKAAGGIAIANGDSVATTKGAETIIKQAVDAWGRVDILINNAGVVRSTGSLDQVTDEDYEFDMSVAAGGTFRMTRAVWRRMWDQDYGRVLNVSSASVFGMGSALSYPATKAAVLGMTRTLAVAVQHHKKNIKINCIMPSAYGRLAVFGGPRFEESMKKLPVHSCAPVVAWLVHRDVPCNGEILLIGGGHFARVFMGLCQGYHGSPDITIEEVREHFAEGMDITNFSIPASTFDPVVTWSVVDFSEFMDLVMR from the coding sequence ATGTCTCAGGTGCGTTTTGATGGCCAGGTGGCTGTAGTGACTGGTGCCGGCGGTGGCCTAGGCCGGGAGTACGCTATCTTACTGGCCGAGCGTGGTGCTAAAGTCCTGGTAAATGACCTGGGGACTGACTTCCTGGGTAAAGGCTCCAACCCGGCTATGGCACAGGCCGTTGCCGATGAGATTAAAGCGGCCGGAGGGATCGCCATAGCCAACGGTGATTCCGTTGCGACGACCAAGGGCGCTGAGACCATTATCAAGCAGGCGGTGGATGCTTGGGGAAGGGTAGACATACTGATCAATAATGCTGGTGTTGTGAGAAGCACTGGCAGCCTCGATCAGGTCACAGATGAAGATTATGAGTTTGATATGTCCGTTGCTGCCGGTGGCACGTTCCGAATGACACGCGCGGTTTGGCGAAGGATGTGGGACCAGGATTACGGGCGAGTCTTGAACGTCTCCTCGGCATCAGTCTTCGGCATGGGAAGTGCCTTATCATATCCGGCAACAAAGGCAGCGGTGCTGGGAATGACGCGTACCCTCGCTGTGGCCGTCCAACACCACAAGAAGAACATCAAGATCAACTGTATCATGCCCAGCGCCTATGGGCGCTTGGCCGTGTTCGGGGGCCCGAGATTTGAGGAATCCATGAAGAAACTCCCGGTGCATAGCTGTGCGCCAGTCGTGGCGTGGCTGGTCCATCGAGATGTCCCCTGCAATGGGGAGATTCTGCTGATTGGTGGGGGGCATTTTGCGCGCGTGTTTATGGGCCTGTGCCAGGGATATCATGGCTCGCCGGATATCACCATCGAGGAGGTGAGGGAACACTTTGCTGAGGGTATGGATATCACCAACTTCAGCATACCTGCCTCAACATTCGATCCAGTAGTCACGTGGTCGGTTGTGGATTTCAGCGAATTCATGGATCTTGTGATGAGGTGA
- a CDS encoding SDR family oxidoreductase, with protein sequence MFNLKRHTALVTGAGQGVGAGIAKALAKQGAAVVINDYYLERAQSTVMEILATEGRAVAVQGDVTKLESVRKMAEAGRASFGSIDILVNNAGNAGVGAFVPTQFRDMPIEGWHKFIEVNLYGVLYCTKVLLDEMCDRGWGRIITITSGAYRVGNGMGISLYAAGKAGAVGFSKQLSSEVGRFGVTVNCVEIAVMNNVPGAEEWAKTKPIARPATPADIAAAAVYLASEEASWITGQVIPVNGGSTTA encoded by the coding sequence ATGTTCAATCTGAAGCGACACACAGCGCTCGTAACCGGTGCGGGCCAAGGGGTGGGAGCAGGCATTGCCAAGGCCCTGGCCAAGCAGGGCGCTGCAGTAGTCATCAATGACTACTATCTGGAGCGCGCCCAATCCACGGTCATGGAAATCCTGGCGACAGAGGGACGAGCGGTTGCCGTCCAAGGGGACGTCACCAAACTGGAATCCGTTCGCAAGATGGCTGAAGCGGGGCGGGCATCCTTTGGCTCCATCGATATTCTAGTCAACAATGCCGGCAATGCGGGCGTCGGAGCCTTTGTCCCCACCCAGTTCCGGGATATGCCCATCGAAGGGTGGCATAAATTCATTGAGGTCAATCTCTATGGCGTACTCTATTGTACCAAGGTTCTGCTGGATGAGATGTGCGACCGTGGCTGGGGGCGGATTATCACCATTACCTCTGGAGCGTATCGGGTGGGGAATGGGATGGGTATCAGCTTGTACGCGGCGGGAAAGGCCGGAGCCGTGGGTTTCAGCAAGCAATTGTCCAGCGAAGTGGGCCGATTTGGGGTAACCGTGAACTGCGTCGAAATAGCGGTTATGAACAACGTCCCTGGGGCCGAAGAATGGGCAAAGACCAAACCGATAGCTCGCCCTGCGACTCCGGCAGATATTGCTGCGGCGGCGGTCTATCTTGCCTCAGAAGAAGCCTCCTGGATCACTGGACAGGTGATACCAGTCAACGGTGGATCGACTACGGCTTGA
- a CDS encoding CoA transferase, translating into MRREDLLQQALSGVRILDLTWYIAGPYCTKLLADYGADVIKIERLGEGDPARRMGPFFQDDPHPEKSGLFLYLNTNKKGITLNLKTQTGQKIFKALVKDADILVESFSPGVMERLGLSFKELEKINPKLVMTSISNFGQTGPYRDSKSSDLITFAMGGAMNSTGTPDRPPVGVTRNVKMYEAGWLAAIATIAASYSAQQIGLGEYIDVSLMEVQLGSTDRRDTHLLSYAYTGFITPREDLTTARWTVVSSGYLRCKDGWVLVICPPVMWPKMCRALGRPELMDDPRFQNLYDLTYAADIDAILAEWLSTRTKQQAAQEMQASGVAVTPINTPEDVVKDPHLNARGFWVRIDHPVVGELTYPGAPLDMPEGGFQVRMPAPLLGQHNADVYAKLGYSKEDLARLRAAGVI; encoded by the coding sequence ATAAGGAGGGAAGACTTGCTACAGCAAGCCTTATCAGGCGTAAGGATATTGGACCTGACCTGGTACATCGCCGGCCCCTACTGCACCAAGCTCTTAGCTGACTACGGTGCCGATGTCATCAAGATCGAAAGACTCGGCGAAGGGGACCCAGCAAGAAGAATGGGCCCCTTCTTCCAGGATGATCCCCATCCTGAAAAGAGCGGCCTCTTTCTTTATCTCAACACCAATAAGAAGGGCATCACTTTGAACCTCAAAACCCAGACTGGCCAGAAGATCTTTAAGGCACTGGTGAAGGATGCGGACATCCTCGTGGAGAGCTTTAGCCCTGGAGTTATGGAGAGATTGGGACTCAGCTTCAAAGAATTGGAAAAGATAAACCCGAAATTGGTGATGACCTCCATCTCCAACTTCGGGCAAACTGGTCCCTACCGCGATTCCAAGTCCAGTGACCTTATTACCTTTGCCATGGGCGGGGCAATGAACTCCACTGGAACACCGGACCGACCGCCCGTAGGTGTGACCCGCAACGTGAAGATGTACGAGGCTGGCTGGCTAGCGGCGATAGCCACCATAGCCGCTAGTTACAGTGCCCAACAGATCGGCCTTGGCGAGTACATCGACGTTTCTCTTATGGAAGTCCAGCTAGGCAGCACCGACAGGCGTGATACCCATCTGCTCTCCTATGCCTATACCGGTTTCATCACCCCACGCGAAGACCTCACCACCGCCAGATGGACTGTGGTCAGCAGTGGATACTTACGCTGCAAAGACGGCTGGGTACTGGTCATCTGCCCACCGGTGATGTGGCCCAAAATGTGCCGCGCTCTAGGCAGGCCCGAACTAATGGACGACCCCAGGTTCCAGAATCTCTACGATCTGACCTATGCTGCCGATATCGATGCCATCCTGGCCGAGTGGCTATCCACCCGCACCAAACAGCAGGCAGCTCAAGAAATGCAAGCGTCAGGCGTGGCCGTTACACCGATCAATACCCCCGAGGATGTAGTAAAAGACCCCCACCTGAATGCGAGGGGCTTCTGGGTTAGGATCGACCACCCGGTGGTGGGCGAGCTGACTTACCCCGGAGCGCCCCTGGATATGCCGGAGGGCGGCTTCCAGGTGAGGATGCCAGCGCCTCTCCTGGGGCAGCACAACGCTGACGTCTACGCAAAGCTAGGCTACAGCAAAGAGGACCTGGCACGACTGAGGGCGGCAGGGGTTATCTAA